One Bacillus sp. F19 genomic region harbors:
- a CDS encoding HupE/UreJ family protein: MIRRSFLSLFIILLFLGTATTSFAHSGGFGYSTLNVDGKEIKYELFIDQSDLFQQVDTNMDNNLENEELASQKEWIESYLKKGLRIETDSLPLKMELLSMKIEEKNSMRGVLFQLRFTADQVIEQFDLHYNLVFEDADPAHTNILLVNSGKQSYQDIIETNKRDIHIIVPQSEVGVALWKYFVLGIEHILIGYDHLLFLLSLVLIVSSFKEALKIVTAFTITHSITLFLVATDRIQVSSHWIEAFIALTICYVAVENLFVQKGKWRWILTAVFGLIHGMGFAGALAETGLPKSNLIGTLLSFNLGVETGQFMVLCLLLPLLIWLRRFLWYRKMMISASCLIFVLAFYWLIQRLQ; encoded by the coding sequence ATGATTCGACGTTCATTCCTGTCTTTGTTTATCATCTTATTATTTTTGGGGACTGCCACAACTTCGTTTGCGCATTCCGGAGGCTTCGGTTACTCGACCTTAAACGTTGATGGAAAAGAGATAAAGTATGAACTTTTTATTGATCAAAGCGACTTGTTTCAACAAGTCGATACCAATATGGATAATAATCTGGAGAACGAGGAACTGGCTTCGCAAAAAGAATGGATTGAATCGTATTTAAAGAAAGGTCTTCGTATAGAAACGGACTCGCTGCCCTTAAAGATGGAATTGCTTTCGATGAAAATTGAAGAAAAGAATTCAATGAGAGGGGTACTGTTTCAATTACGGTTTACCGCCGATCAAGTGATTGAACAATTTGATCTTCATTACAATCTGGTATTTGAGGACGCTGACCCTGCTCATACGAATATACTTTTGGTTAATTCAGGAAAACAATCTTATCAGGATATAATTGAAACAAACAAAAGAGACATTCATATCATCGTTCCCCAGTCCGAAGTTGGCGTCGCACTATGGAAATACTTTGTTCTTGGAATCGAACATATTTTGATAGGTTATGATCATTTGCTTTTTTTGTTATCTTTGGTACTGATCGTATCTAGCTTCAAGGAAGCGTTGAAGATTGTTACTGCTTTTACAATTACCCATAGCATAACACTATTCTTGGTGGCCACCGACCGTATTCAGGTCAGTTCGCATTGGATCGAAGCTTTTATAGCGCTGACCATCTGTTATGTGGCGGTTGAAAATCTGTTTGTTCAAAAGGGGAAATGGAGGTGGATATTGACAGCCGTATTTGGCCTGATTCACGGTATGGGTTTCGCCGGGGCTTTGGCTGAAACGGGACTTCCAAAGAGCAATCTGATTGGCACACTCCTTTCGTTTAATTTAGGCGTGGAAACGGGTCAGTTCATGGTACTGTGTCTATTACTGCCTCTCTTGATTTGGCTGCGAAGGTTCCTATGGTATCGTAAAATGATGATCTCCGCGTCTTGCCTTATTTTTGTTTTAGCATTTTATTGGTTGATTCAACGCCTGCAGTAA